The genomic DNA ATTTTTTAATGTTGGCGCGGGTTTATATCTGTTCAAGCGTGACGATCTTCTGGCGCGCAATGCGACACAGGAAATCGAGTTGCGTCAGGCCTATGAAGCAAAATTCCAACGCTTTCAGACTGTCATGGAATCCATTCGCGACCAGTCTGCAGATGAACGTCTGCGCCTGGCCAGTGAACTGGCTGGACTGGCCGAGCGCCAGAACCGCTACGCTTCAAAACAGGCGCGCGTGGCAGCAGTTCTCGACAATGCCCGGAAAATGGGTATCCGCGTGGCCAGCGTTTCAACTCCCACTCCGGTTATCAAGCCGGGCAGCGCGTCTCTGCTTGCAGACAGCGGTTTGTCATTGGGTGGAGACGAGAGCGCAGTCGGCGGCTCTGAAATACTTCTGGATGATGGTCTCGATGCCATGCCCGAGACTTTTGAAGACTTTGAGCGCCATTCCAGTCTGGTCGACCCGTTCAACACCATTGAACAGTTCCAATCTGACCTGGACGCGATGGAAGAGCTGAATGTTGTTTCGGTACAGGCCGTGGCGACAGCAATATCTGATGAGCATGAAGCCTATCGGGCAGCTTTGTCCGGCTTGCCGGTTGAACTGAAATTGCCATCAGAAACAAAGGATGTGGGTGGCCCCTTCCTGCCAGCAGACTTCGATGAAGAAGCCCTTGATGCGGCGTCCAAACGGATTGACACTCAACTGAAGGGTATTTCCCGTTTGCGTGAACTGTCAGTGTCTTTGCCGATTTCCAAACCACTGAAAACACTCAACAGATCGAGTAATTTCGGACGCAGAATTGACCCGTTCCGCAAGAGTGCTTCGTTTCATTCAGGCATTGACTACCGTGCGCCGACCGGCACGCCGGTGATGGCAACGGCAGATGGTCAGGTATTGAAGGCGGGCCGTTCAGGTGGATATGGCATCATTGTTGAACTGCGCCATGCCAACGGGTTGACGACACGTTTTGGTCATCTCAGCAAAACCCTTGTGAAAGCCGGACAATCAGTCAAACGTGGCGACATAATTGCCGAAGTCGGCAGCACCGGACGCAGCACCGGCCCTCATCTTCATTATGAAGTACGGAACCAGGGAAAGGTGCGCAATCCGCAGACTTTCATGGACGCCGGAAAACAGGTCCCGCACCTGTGACCCCTGACTGGTGATCGCAACCTGAATTATCTGACGGTTGAAATGCCGGAAACAGTCGGCGGAGGGTAGCAAGTCCGCCGCTTATTCGATGTCATCCACATCCGCAGAAGCACCGCCCTCGATGCGTTGTGCCAGAGACGCCTCGAGAAACGGATCAATGCCGCCGTCCAGAACTTTTTGCGGATCTGTGCTCTCCATGGATGTGCGCAGATCTTTGACCAATTGATAGGGCTGAAGCACGTAGGAACGAATTTGATGGCCCCAGCCGACCGTGGATTTTGAAGAGGCCTCTTCCATCGCGGCTTCCTCACGTTTTTTCAGCTCTTCTTCATAGAGACGCGAGCGCAGCATGCTCCAAGCCGTGGCCTTGTTTTTATGCTGCGAGCGATCATTCTGACACTGCACCACGACCCCGGATGGCAGATGAGTAATCCTCACCGCGGAATCGGTGGTATTGACGTGCTGGCCGCCAGCCCCTGAGGCGCGATATGTATCGATGCGAACTTCTGAATCCGGAATATCTATTTCAATGGAATCATCAATCACAGGATAGACCCAGACGCTGGCA from Pararhizobium sp. IMCC3301 includes the following:
- a CDS encoding M23 family metallopeptidase codes for the protein MSKNVDKRKIRPTDQRHAKRIILSFGQKTIVLAVHPWVLTSVLTALLLLAFFNVGAGLYLFKRDDLLARNATQEIELRQAYEAKFQRFQTVMESIRDQSADERLRLASELAGLAERQNRYASKQARVAAVLDNARKMGIRVASVSTPTPVIKPGSASLLADSGLSLGGDESAVGGSEILLDDGLDAMPETFEDFERHSSLVDPFNTIEQFQSDLDAMEELNVVSVQAVATAISDEHEAYRAALSGLPVELKLPSETKDVGGPFLPADFDEEALDAASKRIDTQLKGISRLRELSVSLPISKPLKTLNRSSNFGRRIDPFRKSASFHSGIDYRAPTGTPVMATADGQVLKAGRSGGYGIIVELRHANGLTTRFGHLSKTLVKAGQSVKRGDIIAEVGSTGRSTGPHLHYEVRNQGKVRNPQTFMDAGKQVPHL